cactgcggcactccaggcctggagttcgccacccctacTATAGagcaatatatttattattatggtttctctttatttggcagatgcctttatccaaggctgcttagaaaatacatacacatacaacaCATTATACAGTTGAGACAAGTACAGTTTCACTAAACTAACTCTGAAATGACTTTTTCAGGTGATTTTgtaattgcaaaatgcaaaactcactaTAAGGACTTTTTGTGGAGATTTTAAAGGGTGTTTCTGGGGTAGAAAATAAGGAATACTGTCTTGCTAAAGCCTCGTTCACACTTCCATGCTGACCTGTATTATTTTTTGCAGCTGCAAACTGTCTCAcatcagtaaaatcaattctgtttatgcCTCTCATTCACGTTAGCACAGAGGAGCACAATGTGCTTGTTAAAAGCGTGACATGCTGCGTATTTGAAACACAAAGTCACACTAAAATGCATCACattcacattactgtgttttctccacaggaagAAGTCTCACTCCTAGGAAACGTTGGTTTCCCATGTGATGGAACTGGATGAACATGTAGAACatgagacatgcaggttaggtgaactggtgatgctaaattggccctggtgtgtgtgtgtgtgtttacttaCAGCTTGTTTAATGTAAGATCTCGTCGAGTATCTTTTCATAATACTCATAGTTCTCCTGCACATCTTCCCAGGGAGTAAAGGTCTGCCCCTCAGGCTCCACAAACGTGTTCCATGTGTAGACGAAGTCAGAAGGCTTCATAATCTTTAGTTTGCAGCCTGATGCCTTTAGCAACTGAAGCCCATCTTGAATCTCTGGTTCTTCCCACATGAAGAGTCGGGCTACCATAATGGTAAGACGCATGTTTTTCCGGCTTTTTAAGGCTTCAGCGACCTTGGCAGCGCAGGCAGAACAGGGGCTGGAGGACATATACCAGGTGACGTGGTAGCGGATCTCTGGATTGCATTCTGGTAGTATATCTCTGAAGAAGGCCTCTTCAGCATGCATTGAGATGTGTTCATCTTCCAGGTAGCCCTGAAAAGTCTCCACCTCTTCGCTATGAATCTCAACCGAGTAGCACAGGAAGGTCTTGTTGCGCCCAGATGAGTACtccacatttttaaattgaaacttGAAGAAAAAGGGTGACAATCGATctctagagagagaaagagagataaagCAGAATCATATGTATAAGTCAATTAAGTATTAATGAAGCTGAGGTTGTAACGGTCGTCTGGAACATGTGTGTGTCCCTGTAAGTGTGTACCTTTTCCCATTCCTGTTATTAGTGGAATGCCTTCATTTGTAAGGCCGGCCCATTGTACAGggggaggggagcacctggcttggagggccaacagactgtaaGGGGAGGAGCTATCAGTGTGTAAATGGGTGGCGGcaaaaaggaaaaggagaaagaaaaaaaaaggacagagccaggAGAGAGGTGAACACCATCACAGaaaaaggcaagagggaaaggATTGACACCTCATGGACAAcatcaggtgaacccgggttcatttccagatgaattatttttactttcgggtGAAAGGTATTCGCAAGAGGACCTGACGGGTCAGCACAACGAACAGTTAATCTGTACTTTTCCCTGAATAGGAGGTATGGTCAGCGCCTCATTCCCCACCACAGACAGAGCTCAACGATTCCgtactatatatatactatatatatataccaatatatatatatatatatatatatatataaatatatatatactatatataccaacctctgctccttagggacaagctgacagagatgggagtagattcatacctggtggcatggatcgtggactatcttacaaacagacctcagtatgtgcgtctcgggaattgcagatctgacattgtggtcagcagcacaggagcaccgcaggggactgtactttctccggtcctattcagcctatatacatcggacttccaatataactcggagtcctgccacgtgcaaaagtttgctgacgacactgctatcgtgggctgcatcaggagtgggcaggaggaggagtatagaaacctcatcaaggactttgttaaatggtgcgacttaaaccacctacaactgaacaccagcaaaaccaaggaactggtggtggattttaggagacccaggcccctcatggaccccgtgatcatcagaggtgactgtgtgcagagggtgcagacctataaatacctgggagtgcagctggacgataaattggactggactgccaatactga
The sequence above is drawn from the Erpetoichthys calabaricus chromosome 3, fErpCal1.3, whole genome shotgun sequence genome and encodes:
- the apobec2a gene encoding C->U-editing enzyme APOBEC-2a, with protein sequence MAEKANGQEKPTNNQENKENGENGANGANQENSENQVEPMELPPFEIISGDRLSPFFFKFQFKNVEYSSGRNKTFLCYSVEIHSEEVETFQGYLEDEHISMHAEEAFFRDILPECNPEIRYHVTWYMSSSPCSACAAKVAEALKSRKNMRLTIMVARLFMWEEPEIQDGLQLLKASGCKLKIMKPSDFVYTWNTFVEPEGQTFTPWEDVQENYEYYEKILDEILH